One genomic window of Cydia pomonella isolate Wapato2018A chromosome 6, ilCydPomo1, whole genome shotgun sequence includes the following:
- the LOC133519328 gene encoding elongation factor 1-alpha, with product MGKEKIHINIVVIGHVDSGKSTTTGHLIYKCGGIDKRTIEKFEKEAQEMGKGSFKYAWVLDKLKAERERGITIDIALWKFETAKYYVTIIDAPGHRDFIKNMITGTSQADCAVLIVAAGTGEFEAGISKNGQTREHALLAFTLGVKQLIVGVNKMDSTEPPYSESRFEEIKKEVSSYIKKIGYNPAAVAFVPISGWHGDNMLEASTKMPWFKGWQIERKEGKAEGKCLIEALDAILPPARPTDKALRLPLQDVYKIGGIGTVPVGRVETGILKPGTIVVFAPANITTEVKSVEMHHEALQEAVPGDNVGFNVKNVSVKELRRGYVAGDSKNNPPKGAADFTAQVIVLNHPGQISNGYTPVLDCHTAHIACKFAEIKEKVDRRTGKSTEDNPKSIKSGDAAIVNLVPSKPLCVESFQEFPPLGRFAVRDMRQTVAVGVIKAVNFKEAGGGKVTKAAEKATKGKK from the coding sequence ATGGGCAAGGAAAAGATTCACATTAACATCGTCGTGATCGGACACGTCGACTCCGGCAAGTCCACCACCACCGGCCACTTGATCTACAAATGCGGTGGTATCGACAAACGTACCATCGAGAAGTTCGAGAAGGAGGCCCAGGAGATGGGTAAGGGCTCCTTCAAGTACGCGTGGGTGTTGGACAAGCTTAAGGCTGAGCGTGAGCGTGGTATCACCATCGATATCGCCCTGTGGAAGTTCGAGACCGCCAAGTACTACGTGACCATCATCGATGCTCCTGGACACAGGGATTTCATCAAAAACATGATCACTGGTACCTCACAGGCTGATTGCGCCGTGCTCATCGTTGCCGCCGGTACTGGTGAGTTCGAGGCCGGTATCTCCAAGAACGGCCAGACCCGCGAGCACGCCCTGCTTGCCTTCACCCTTGGTGTGAAGCAGCTGATCGTGGGCGTCAACAAGATGGACTCCACTGAGCCCCCATACAGTGAGTCCCGTTTCGAGGAAATCAAGAAGGAAGTCTCCTCGTACATCAAGAAGATTGGTTACAACCCAGCTGCCGTCGCTTTCGTACCCATTTCTGGCTGGCACGGAGACAACATGCTGGAGGCGTCCACTAAGATGCCCTGGTTCAAGGGATGGCAGATTGAGCGCAAGGAAGGCAAGGCTGAAGGCAAGTGCCTCATCGAGGCTCTTGACGCCATCCTGCCCCCTGCCCGCCCCACAGACAAGGCCCTGCGTCTGCCCCTGCAGGACGTGTACAAAATCGGCGGTATTGGTACGGTGCCCGTAGGCCGTGTCGAGACTGGTATTCTCAAGCCTGGCACCATCGTCGTGTTCGCGCCCGCCAACATCACCACTGAAGTAAAGTCCGTGGAGATGCACCACGAGGCCCTCCAGGAGGCCGTGCCCGGCGACAACGTCGGTTTCAACGTCAAGAACGTGTCCGTTAAGGAGCTGCGTCGTGGCTACGTCGCTGGCGACTCCAAGAACAACCCCCCTAAGGGTGCCGCAGACTTCACCGCACAGGTCATCGTGCTCAACCACCCCGGACAGATTTCAAACGGCTACACGCCTGTGCTCGATTGCCACACAGCCCACATTGCCTGCAAATTCGCAGAAATCAAAGAGAAGGTTGACCGTCGTACCGGCAAATCCACTGAAGATAACCCCAAATCCATCAAATCGGGAGATGCTGCCATCGTCAACCTGGTCCCCTCCAAGCCTCTGTGCGTGGAGTCCTTCCAGGAGTTCCCTCCTCTCGGTCGTTTCGCCGTGCGTGACATGAGGCAGACGGTCGCTGTAGGTGTCATCAAGGCTGTCAACTTCAAGGAGGCTGGTGGTGGCAAGGTCACCAAAGCTGCCGAGAAGGCCACCAAGGGCAAGAAGTAG